A segment of the uncultured Desulfobulbus sp. genome:
GATATAGTCGACCACGCGGTTGACTTCCTGGCGGATCAGCAGTTTCTGCTCTTCAAGAAAGGTACTGCGCAGGTGATGGGTTTCCTCTTCAAACTTGTTGTAGTCCTGACTGATCCACAGTGCTCCCACAAGGGTCACCGCCAGGGTGGCCACGAGGAACATGCTAAGTGCAAGGGTGGTGCGCAGGCTGTTTAAAGGCCGCATTCAAAGACCCTCTATACACGTTGATGGTTGGTAGAGGTGAAGCGTAAGGCTGTGGCGAGAAACGGCGAAACATTCCCTGTCTGTATTAGAAAGGTTTGTCGCTTCTATCGTCAAATGCTTTTTCAGGGCCGATAAAACCGAAAAAGAGTCGGAAGAAACAGGCAAAGGAGATTTAGGGAAGAACAATGAATGCCCGTAGGGCAATCACCCCCAGCCAGGCAAGCAGGCAGGCAAAGAGCGACGATAGACGCATCAGCCGGCAGGCCCGGGGGATATGCTCCAGGGTGACTTGTCCCAGTCCGCGGCCGATATAGGGCTTCTCCACCAGCTTGCCGTGGTAGTAGTTGGGGCCGCCCATCTGCACGCCCAGTCCGCCGGCAAAGGCCGCCTCCGGATAACCGGCATTGGGGCTTGCGTGATTTTTGCCTTCCTTCCAGGCGCAGCTCAGTGCGGAGCGGCTGGAGGTGTGCTGCACCAGACCGGCGGCCAGGGCGATGAGCACCACGGACAGGCGTGCGGGAACCATGTTGGCCAGATCGTCGATGCGGGCTGCAACCCGGCCAAAGAGGAGGTAGCGGGGATTTTTATAGCCCACCATGGAGTCGAGGGTGTTGACCATCTTGTAGGCAAGGGCCAGGGGCACGCCGCCAAGGGCCGCAAAAAACAGGGGCGAGATGACGCCGTCCACTGCGTTTTCCGCCACGGTTTCCACCGTGGCCCGGGCAATATCGTCGGCCTGATAGCGCTCGACATCGCGGCCGACAATCATCGCCACCTGGGAGCGGGCGGTATCGACCTGGCCCGCGCGTAGCGAGTCGTAGATTTCCCGGGCGGCCTGGGCCAGGGATTTGGCGGAAAAACAGTAAAACAGAAGAACGGTTTCGCAAAGAAAACCGAGCAGGCCATGCACCCGGTAGGCCAGGCTGACCAGCAAAAAGCTCAGTGCCCAGCAACCGAGGATGAGGCTGAGGGCAAACAGGGCCCCGGCCAGGAGCTCGTTGCGGAACCATCGGCGGAACAGGGGTTCGGCCACCTCGATGGCCCGACCCATCCAGCGGATAGGGTGGGGGAGCCAACGCGGGTCTCCGAGCAGGGAATCCAGGGCAAAGGCCGCCGGCATGGCCAGCCAGGGCAGCAGTTCGATCATGGTCATCGCTTACAGCTCCCGTGCGCCCACCGCGGTGAGCAGGTGGCGGCAGACGGCCTCGTTGGTGGCTGCATCCTTGAGCGCTATGCGGATATACTGCTCGTCAAGGCCGTGAAAGTTGGCGCAGTTGCGAATGAGAAAACGCTCACGGCCCAGCTGGGCACAGACCGTGGACGCGGTGGTGTGAGCTTCGAGTCGGAGGAGAAAGTAGGAGGCCACCGAGGGAAAGATCCTGAGCCGTGCCGAACTGAGCCGCTCGTGAAAGAGGGCGCTCTCCCGGTCCAGATAGTCTCGGGTCTTTTCGATAAAGGCGGCAACCTCCGCAAGGTGGTTGCCCAAAAAGATAAGGGCCTCCTGGGCGAGGCTGTTGACGCACCAGGGCTGCATGAAGCGGCCAAAGTTGTTGACCACGGTCTGATCGGCCACCAGGAATCCGGCCCGCAGTCCTGGCATGCCGAAAATTTTCGACACCGACCAGAGCACAATCACGTTTTCAAGGCCGCAGCCGGTCATGCTTTGCGTCTGCAGGGCCGGGGCAAAGGGGAGGTAGGATTCATCGATGACGAAGCGGACCTGGGGATGGGCATTACAGAGCTGCAACAGGTCCTGGTGGTCGATGATCTGGCCGGTGGGGTTGTCGGGATTGCAGAGAAAGACGGTGTCCACCTGCGACAGGGTGCGATCCAGGGCATCCATCTGCGGAAGAAAACCGTCTTCTGGCCTGGTGAGAAAAAAATCCGGGGTAATCCCGTGGACGCGGCAGCCATCGGTGTAATCGGCATAGGTCGGGCCGACGATCAGGACTTTTTTCGCCTCCAGGGCCGCGCAGGCGGTGTAGATGAACTGGGTGGTGCCGCCGCCGGCAAGAATTCGCTCCGGTGCCACGTCAAGCAGACTGGAGGCGGCCTCAATGGCGGCCCGGCCATCGACCTCGGGCAGGACCCGAATCCGCTCCAAATGCTCGCGAAGATGGTCAATCAATCCGGGCATGGTGCCCAGGGGATTGATGTTGCTGCTCATATCGGTGATCTCTTCGGCCGTACAGCCCAGCTCCTTGGCCAGGGCGAAGACGTTGCCGCCGTGTCCCTCAATCATGATAACCTCGTCGTAATTCTCAAACTCTCAAACCGAGCATGCCCGCTCCCGAAGAGCTGTTCACCTTTGCAGCCGTTGCTGCAGATCGGGTGGCAGCAGGGCGATGATTTTTTCCAGATCAAGGTGGTTGGCCGCATGCTCGGCCAGCTGTTCATAGGCCAGGTCGCGTGCGGCCGGGCCATGGAGGGTGTCGACGGTGATATGGCCCAGGCCGATGCCCTCGAGCCAAAGACCGGTGATGGCCGGGGTGTCGAACAGGCCGTGCATGTAGGTGCCGATAACCCGCCCGTCCTCACTGCGGCAACCGTCGAAATCGTTGCATTCCACCCCGTTCCGTCGCTGGACCGTGACCAAGCCGAACTCTCGCGGGGGATCGGTCCGGCCCATGTGAATCTCATAGCCCCTGCCTCCGATGGACTGCCAGGTGAAATCGGTCAGTGTTGTGGTCTTGGGGGCCTTGAGCACGGTTTCCACCGGCAGGAGTCCCAGTCCCTCGGTGGAGCCGGGCTTGCCTTCGATCCCGTCCGGATCGTGCACCCAGGTGCCCAGCATCTGGTAGCCGCCGCAGATCCCGAGGATATGCCCGCCGCCCTCTTTGTAGCGCAGCAGTTGCAGTTGCCAGCCGCTGTCCACCAACCACTGCAGGTCCGAGCAGGTGCTTTTGGAGCCGGGGAGGATGACGGCCGCCATCTGCGAGAGATCCTGCGGTTGCTGCAGGTAGACCAGGCGACAGCCGGGCAGGGTGGCCAGGGGATCGAAATCGGTGAAGTTGGAGATGTGGGGCAGGCGGAGCACGCCAATCGTGGGCTCGGTCGCAGCGGCGGGATGAAAACGGGGGGCGTTTTCAATGACCACCGCGTCTTCGGCCTCGATGCGGAAATGCTTGAACCAGGGCAGGACCCCATAGACCGGCTTGGCGGTGCGCTCTTCAATCCATTCGACGCCCTTCTTGAATAGGGCGATGTCTCCGCGAAATCGGTTGATGACAAAGCCGCTGATCAACTCCTGCTGCGCAGGCGAGATGCAGGCCAGTGTGCCGACAATCTGGGCAAAGACGCCACCCCGGTCGATATCGGCCACAAGGATGACCGGTGCCTCTGCCCGTGCGGCCATGCGCAGATTGACGATATCGTTGTCCATGAGATTGACCTCGGCACAGGATCCGGCCCCTTCCATAATGATGAGGTCGTTTTCCGCCCGCAATCGCTCCAGCGCGTCGATGCTCTGGCCAAAGAGGTACTCTTTTTTGCGGTAGTAATCCTGGGACGAGGCATCGATCCAGGCCGTGCCGTTGAGGACCACCTGGGAGCCGACATCGCTGACCGGCTTGAGCAGCACCGGATTCATGTCGCAGTGGGGAGGGATGCGGGCCGCCTCGGCCTGGACGATCTGCGCCCGCCCCATCTCCAATCCTTCCGGGGTGACGCCGGAGTTGTTGGACATGTTTTGTGCCTTGTAGGGGGCGACCTTCAGGCCGTAATTGGCAAAAATGCGGCAGAGCGCAGTGGTGACAACGCTTTTGCCCACATCCGAGCCGGTCCCAAAGACGGCAAGGCAGGCTGCTTTGTTCGACATGATTCCTCCACTTCCGGCATCAGCGGTGTTTCCCGGCCGGATTGGTCCTTTCGCAATAGGGGCGGCTGCCGAATCGTCCTGTAACTGCATGTCAATACGCGTTTGCCATGCAGGTTGGGAACGGCAACGCCCTTGGTAAGATAATGAAATGGAAATAAATAACGAGTAATAGAGAATCAGGGCGCAACAGTCAACAGCTTTCTCCGACCCGAGTCATGGGGGCTGAACCCTTTCGGTTCTGAAAAAGCGTCCGGTGTCGGCGACAGGTGCACCGTTATGGTGTGTGGAAAGGCGGAAAAATTATTTTGTATTGATTTTAATTGGTTAGTTGCATCTCTCATCTTGAAAATTTACTAGAAACGTGGTCAGTTTTCTGGCTGTCGTTCAACCGTAGAATCATTTCTTCCGTAGAGGAGTTTCAGATGCAATCCGTGCGATATTTTGCCCATTCCCCTAAAACATTGGTGCACACCGCTGCCGTGCTGTTGGCGATGCATGCTGTTGTCCAAACCTCCCAGGCCGAAGACGAACTCCGTGCCGGTGCCGTTCTCCAGATTCCTTTTTCCTTGGGTTCCGGGAATGCTCCGATTGATTTCTCAGGCCTCCGTCTTGGCTTGAGCTGTCAGTATGCCGATGTGGATGACGACGATCTGTACCGGACCCGCGAGCTGACCAGGACCTACGTCGATGATGTCCTGCAGAGCGAGACGAGCAACATCACGGTGAACGGGAGGAAAAGCGGCGATCGGGTCTATGGTCTTGAGGGCAACGTCTTCTTTGATCTCCTTGATGGATTTACCCCCTCTGCGGAGTTGCTTGGGTTCTACGGCAACAACGAGATCCAGGGTGCCCTGGGAGGCGGCTATGATTTTTCCGATGGTCTCTTTGTCGACGCCAAGCTGATGTTCCCCTATTCGGAGATCGGGGTGCGTTTCCCCAACACGGTGGAAATCTATGGCGGGCTGAAAACCCTGGGCAGTTTTGATCCAGACCGCGACATTCATCAACGGGAAGTGACCACCGATATCAACACCACCACGTTTGAATAACTTCGGATATCAAGGCGACACATTTTCTCTCAAAAGAGCCCAATCACCCCAGCGGTGATTGGGCTCTTTCTTGTTTCTGCTTCCCTCCACTCGAGATTGATGGCGTCGTAAACAGTCAAAAAACGGAAAATCACGTCGTGTCAAATCAGTGTATTCCGATGCTCGAAACGTCGTTTTCGTGGCTTTTTACGGGAACGATAAAGCGGTGCCGTCCAGCTCGATCCCCTCTCCTTCTTTCTCGCTCTCCAGCCTGGTGCAAAATGCCGCCAAATAGGCATTTTGTGCGTTTCGTGCCCTCTGGTTATTTGTGGTACAAATTGTTACGGCCAGTGTGCGGAAATGGCCGTGAATGCGTGGGTTGGGAGCAGCTTGTATCCTAAGTAATTTAAATTGCACGATAAAATTTGTTGAAAAAAAATAAGGATTTTTTTCCTGGTCACAAATGGGCCGAAACCATGGAGTAGAGAGGGCTTAGAGGATTCTCCTGTCTCATAAGCTAAATTTGGAGTATTTGAGAGCTTTGTTGAGTATGGTTGAGCTATATCGAGTTACTATTTTGTTGATAAATTGTGGAAAACAATGTGGGTTCGTTGTTAATTAGTTGAAATTATTTTATAAAAAATGTGAATAGGTAAAACGGACGCTGTGATTGGCTGTTGCGGCGAGCCTTCAACGCAAAGCCTAATGCCTCCAAGGTAATTGGCGTTGTTGACAATCTTCACGTTTGTAGTGTGAAATCGACCGAAACCGCTTTTGACCGAAACCGGGATTTTCTGTAGATCAGCCGAAATCAACAGGGCCGAATACGGCTCTTGGAAATGATTTCAACCACACAGGACAAGACAGTTTATGCTCTGGAACACGATTAGAACCTCACTGCACGCCAGCTTATCGGAAAGCGAATTCGGCCTGTGGATCAAACCGCTGGAGTGCCGGCGGGACGACGATCAGGTATTGGAACTCGCCGGACCGGACCGCTTCTTCTGTGCCTGGGTAGAGGATCGCTATCTTGAGCTTATTCGTACCAAGGCACAGGAGTTGGGAGCCGTTGCCAATGTCCGTTTACAGGTGGCTGCACAGCCGCCGTTGCAATGTGAGAGCGATAAAGGGGGACAGCTGCGTCTGCCCGGCATGACCAGTGCCGCCCCACGCTATCGTTCCCTGCACCCAGCCTACACCTTTGACCAGTTCATGGTCGGCGAGTCCAACATCCTCGCCCGTTCTGCCTGCCATGCCTTGGCTACCGGCGATTCTACCTTTGGTCACTGCCTTTTTGTCAACAGCACCACCGGCCTGGGAAAAAGTCATCTCACCCAGGCGGTCGTCCATCAGGTGCTGCGGTCTGCCCCTTCCACCCGTCTCCAGTATTTGACGGCCCAGCAGTTTTCCGCGGAAATGGTCAAGTCCATTCGCTCCAACAAGATGGAGCAGTTTTCCAAGAGATACATCAACGATTGCGACATGCTGTTGGTTGAGGATGTGCATACCCTCACCGGTAAGAACAAGACCCAGGAAGAACTGAACACCATCCTCGACTACCTGATCAAGTCCGGACGGCGGGTCATTCTCACCTCGGCGGTGGCGCCGACCAAACTCGCCGGCCTGGACGAGGATTTCCGCAGCCGCATGACCTCCGGCCTGGTCACCGGCATTCAGTCGCCGGATTACGAAACCCGGGCGCGGATCATCCGCCATAAGATGCAGTCCAATGGCCTGGGCACGGATGAAGATCTGGTTGGTTTCATGGCAGAAAGCCTGCAGGGGGATATCCGCCGCATGGAGAGTGCGGTCATGGGGATCAAGGCCAAGTCCTGTCTTCATAATGCACCGCCGGATCTGAGTATGGTGCGCGAGGTCATCTACAACCTGATCGGCGGTTCGGCCGAGATCTCCGCGGAGACCATCCGCGAGTTGATCGGCCGCCAGTTCCAGGTCAGCGTCGAGGAGTTGCGTTCCCGTTCCCGCAAACGGGCCATCACCTTTCCCCGTCAGGTGGGCATGTATTTGACCCGTAAGTACACCGACAAGTCGCTTGCCGATATCGGCAGCCTCTACAACCGCGATCACTCCACCGTGCTCTACGCCATCAAGGCCATCACCAAGGACATGTCCCAGCAGACAGCGGTCCGTGAGCAGGTCGAGCTGTTGTGCAATAAACTGAAGAATTAAGGCAAGAGACGAACATTGAGGCAAACGAGGCGGGCGAGCGTGGAGAACGCTTGCCCGCCTCGTTGTTTGTGGACTGTGCTGCGGCAGAGGGGGTTAGAAGTAGACGGGTTTCACTTCGGGGGCGGACTCGCGCAAACTGCCCGAACCGATGCGCTCGGCAACCTTGCGTGCCTCCTTGACCATATCGTTGATGCCGATACCGTTCCAGCCGAATCCGCAGAGATGGAGGTTGGGATGGCTGTGGTGGATATCGTCACGCCAGGCCAGCAGGCGAGTGTAGCCCGCCTCCAACTGGGGAATACCCGCGCTCGGGCGCAGGACCTTGGTGTAGAGTGGTGGCGGCAGTTCCATCAACTGGCTCAGATCCTGATAGACCTGATCGATCAGGGCCTCGTCGCTCAGCTCCAATTTTTCCGGATGACGCCGCCCCCCCACCAAGGCCTCCAGCAGCTGGCAGCCCTGCGGTGCCCGGCCGGGGAACATGTGCGAGGAGAACAGGGCACCCAGGGCAAAGCGGCCTTCCTTTTCCGGGGCCAGGTAGCCAAAGCCAAAGGGGATCTTGGCGGTATCGTCAAAGCCCATCAGCACCGAGAGGATCCGGGCCTCAGGGAGAACGGTCTGCGGCGGCGGCTGGCCGGGCAGGGCTGCGGTGATCAGGCTGAGGCTGCGATTGACCGGCAAGGCCAGCACCAGATGGCGGCATTCCAGGGTCTCGCCCTCGATGAGGACCCGCCAGCCGTCTGCGCATCGCTCCAGCGCCGTCACCGCGCAGGAGGTGCGAAGTTCTTCCCGTGCACGCAGTTGTCCCGCCAGCCGATCCGGCAGCATGGTCATCCCTCTTGTAAAGCTGACCATGGCCGGCATACCTCTTTTGCTGTCCTTGCCCGCAGTTTTCCCGCTCCGCATCTTGGCCAGTAGGCCGCGAATCACCGAGCCGTGGCGCCGTTCCAATTCCCGCACGCCCGGCATGACCGCATCGATGGACAGGTGCTCGATGTCACCGGCATAGGTTCCGGTGAACACCGCATCGGCAAAGGGCACCAGGGCCGGGCCGAAACGATGGGCCACCCACTGGGCGACCGAGGGCTCACCAGCGAGCGGCGCTTTCCACAGATCAGCCAGAACCCGCAGTTTTTCTCCCCAGGAGATCAACGGTGCCCGCAGGATTTTCAGCGGTGATTGCGGAATACAGGTAAGACGGCCATCTAAACAGAGGTAGCGGACAAACTTCCCCAGGGAGGCGGTGGTCAGCTCGGGCTGGAGGCCGGCAAGTTCTATCAGCTCCCGGCTCTCGGCGCAGTTGTCGAGAAATCCGTGCGGCCCCCATTCGGCCTGAAAGCCCTGGTCGGCAAAACTGGCCATGGCGCCACCGGCGCGTTCTTCCTGCTCCAGAAGCAGCAGGTTGATCTCGGGATGAAGATTTTTAAGAAAGGCGGCAGTGCTCAGGCCGGAGAGGCCGGCACCAACAAGGAGGACATCAAGCTGTGACGCGTTCATTGACGGAGTGCGATTCGATGGGTTCTCGGGTTTGTGGGTTATCTTGACAGTGTTTTAATCGTGCTTACCATGTTGGCCGAATAAAAGGAAGAGCCTATATCTCCTTGGTATTGTCAGGAAAAAGCTCGTTTCCGGTCATAAAAATCCATCCAATCAAAGCCTTTAGAGGAAAAATCCCCATGACAGAAGCACAGGTTGAAACCAAGCAGTTTCAGGCGGAGACCAGAAAGGTCCTGGATATCGTCATTAACTCTCTTTACACCGAGCGTGACATCTTTGTGCGTGAGCTTGTCTCCAATGCCGCGGACGCACTGGAGAAATTCCGTCATCAGAGCTTGGTCGAGAAGGTCGAGTTCGATGCCCATGTCCCCCTGGAGATCTCCATCGACTGTGATGACAAGAAGCACACCCTGACCATTGCCGACTCCGGTATCGGTATGACCCGGGAAGAGTTGGAAACCAATCTCGGCACCATTGCACACTCCGGATCGCAGCATTTTTTCGAAGAACTGGCCGAGGCCGCCAAAAAGGACGTCAACCTGATCGGCCAGTTCGGTGTCGGTTTCTACTCGGTGTTCATGGCTGCCAAGGCGGTGCGGGTGCAGACCCGCTCCTGGAGCGGCGAAGAGGGCTGGGAGTGGGCTTCCGACGGCGGCGGCACCTACACCATCAGCCCCTGTCCGGGCTTGCACCGCGGCACCAAGATCATCATCGAGCTCAAGGATGATGCCGAAACCTATTCCTCCAAATTCACCATCGAGCGCATCGTCCAACAGTATTCCACCTTTGTTCCCTTCCCGGTCAAGGTCGAAGGCAAAAAGGTCAACACGGTGCAGGCCATCTGGACCCGTTCCAAGAGCGAAATCACCGACGAGGAGTACACCGAATTCTACAAGTTCATCGCCACGGCAGTGGATGAACCCATGTACCGGCTCCACTTTTCCGCCGATGCTCCACTGGCGATCAATGCCCTGGTCTATGTGCCCAAGGAAAATTTCGAAGTGCTCGGCATGGGGCGAATGCAGCCCGGAGTGAACCTCTACTGCCAGAAGGTGCTCATCGACCAGCACAGCGAAAATATCCTGCCCGAGTGGCTGCGGTTCTTGAAGGGTGTGGTCGATTCCGAAGACCTGCCGCTCAACATCTCCCGCCAGTCGCTGCAGGACAATGCCATGGTCACCAAGCTGCGGCGCGTGGTCACCAAGCGGGTGATCAAATTCCTGGTTGAAGAGGCGAAGAACGACAGCGACAAGTACCTCGAGTTCTGGAAGACCTTTGGCCTGTTCCTCAAGGAGGGCGTGACCTCGGATTTCGAGCACCGCACCGAGCTGGCCAAGCTGCTGCGCTTTGAGTCCTCTACCGGCGAACCCGGCAAGATGATCTCCCTGGACGACTATGTCGGCCGCATGCGCGAGGGCCAGGACAAGATCTACTACATCAACGGCCCCAGCCGCGAGGCGATCGAATACGGCCCCTATGTGGAGATGTTCAAGAAACGGGGCGTGGAAATTTTCTACACCCTGGAGCCGATCGACGACTTCGTGCTCAACCATCTGGGCGAGTACGACGGCAAGAAACTGGTCTCCGCCGACCGTGCCGACCTGGCCCTGCCGGAAACCGGCGAGACCGCTCCGGAGCCCGAAACCACGGAGAGCGGTGAGCCCCTGGACAGCAAGAGCATCGAGGCCCTGTGCACCTGGATGAAAGAGGTCCTGGGCGAGCGCATCCAGGAGGTGAAGTCCTCGACCCGCCTGGTGGACAGCCCGGCGATGATCGTCAACGTCGACGGTTACATGACTTCGTCCATGGAGCGGATCCTCAAGGCCTCCGGTCAGACCGAGGCCTTTGGCATGGGCTCCAAGAAAGATATGGAGATCAACGGCAAGAGCCCGCTGATCAAGCAGCTTGCCGAGCTCAAGGAGAGCGATGGAGAGTTCGCCAAGGACGTGGTCGAGCAGCTCTACGACAACGCCATGATCCAGGCCGGCCTCATGGTCGACCCCATGGTGATGGTCAAGCGCAACTACCGCATCCTCGAGCGGGCTGCCGGCGGCAAGCCCTGATTACGGTATGGCGATGGAAGCGGCCGCACGGCGCTTTTGATGATATGCTGTGTAACGCGCTGCTTTTTGGGCCTATTTTGCTGATTACCCGAGTCTGACCTTGAAAAAAGGTTGTGTTCACGATATATGAACACAACCTTTTTTTATTTTGAGTGGATT
Coding sequences within it:
- the cbiB gene encoding adenosylcobinamide-phosphate synthase CbiB gives rise to the protein MTMIELLPWLAMPAAFALDSLLGDPRWLPHPIRWMGRAIEVAEPLFRRWFRNELLAGALFALSLILGCWALSFLLVSLAYRVHGLLGFLCETVLLFYCFSAKSLAQAAREIYDSLRAGQVDTARSQVAMIVGRDVERYQADDIARATVETVAENAVDGVISPLFFAALGGVPLALAYKMVNTLDSMVGYKNPRYLLFGRVAARIDDLANMVPARLSVVLIALAAGLVQHTSSRSALSCAWKEGKNHASPNAGYPEAAFAGGLGVQMGGPNYYHGKLVEKPYIGRGLGQVTLEHIPRACRLMRLSSLFACLLAWLGVIALRAFIVLP
- a CDS encoding aminotransferase class I/II-fold pyridoxal phosphate-dependent enzyme: MIEGHGGNVFALAKELGCTAEEITDMSSNINPLGTMPGLIDHLREHLERIRVLPEVDGRAAIEAASSLLDVAPERILAGGGTTQFIYTACAALEAKKVLIVGPTYADYTDGCRVHGITPDFFLTRPEDGFLPQMDALDRTLSQVDTVFLCNPDNPTGQIIDHQDLLQLCNAHPQVRFVIDESYLPFAPALQTQSMTGCGLENVIVLWSVSKIFGMPGLRAGFLVADQTVVNNFGRFMQPWCVNSLAQEALIFLGNHLAEVAAFIEKTRDYLDRESALFHERLSSARLRIFPSVASYFLLRLEAHTTASTVCAQLGRERFLIRNCANFHGLDEQYIRIALKDAATNEAVCRHLLTAVGAREL
- a CDS encoding cobyric acid synthase; the protein is MSNKAACLAVFGTGSDVGKSVVTTALCRIFANYGLKVAPYKAQNMSNNSGVTPEGLEMGRAQIVQAEAARIPPHCDMNPVLLKPVSDVGSQVVLNGTAWIDASSQDYYRKKEYLFGQSIDALERLRAENDLIIMEGAGSCAEVNLMDNDIVNLRMAARAEAPVILVADIDRGGVFAQIVGTLACISPAQQELISGFVINRFRGDIALFKKGVEWIEERTAKPVYGVLPWFKHFRIEAEDAVVIENAPRFHPAAATEPTIGVLRLPHISNFTDFDPLATLPGCRLVYLQQPQDLSQMAAVILPGSKSTCSDLQWLVDSGWQLQLLRYKEGGGHILGICGGYQMLGTWVHDPDGIEGKPGSTEGLGLLPVETVLKAPKTTTLTDFTWQSIGGRGYEIHMGRTDPPREFGLVTVQRRNGVECNDFDGCRSEDGRVIGTYMHGLFDTPAITGLWLEGIGLGHITVDTLHGPAARDLAYEQLAEHAANHLDLEKIIALLPPDLQQRLQR
- the dnaA gene encoding chromosomal replication initiator protein DnaA; this encodes MLWNTIRTSLHASLSESEFGLWIKPLECRRDDDQVLELAGPDRFFCAWVEDRYLELIRTKAQELGAVANVRLQVAAQPPLQCESDKGGQLRLPGMTSAAPRYRSLHPAYTFDQFMVGESNILARSACHALATGDSTFGHCLFVNSTTGLGKSHLTQAVVHQVLRSAPSTRLQYLTAQQFSAEMVKSIRSNKMEQFSKRYINDCDMLLVEDVHTLTGKNKTQEELNTILDYLIKSGRRVILTSAVAPTKLAGLDEDFRSRMTSGLVTGIQSPDYETRARIIRHKMQSNGLGTDEDLVGFMAESLQGDIRRMESAVMGIKAKSCLHNAPPDLSMVREVIYNLIGGSAEISAETIRELIGRQFQVSVEELRSRSRKRAITFPRQVGMYLTRKYTDKSLADIGSLYNRDHSTVLYAIKAITKDMSQQTAVREQVELLCNKLKN
- the hemG gene encoding protoporphyrinogen oxidase, with the translated sequence MNASQLDVLLVGAGLSGLSTAAFLKNLHPEINLLLLEQEERAGGAMASFADQGFQAEWGPHGFLDNCAESRELIELAGLQPELTTASLGKFVRYLCLDGRLTCIPQSPLKILRAPLISWGEKLRVLADLWKAPLAGEPSVAQWVAHRFGPALVPFADAVFTGTYAGDIEHLSIDAVMPGVRELERRHGSVIRGLLAKMRSGKTAGKDSKRGMPAMVSFTRGMTMLPDRLAGQLRAREELRTSCAVTALERCADGWRVLIEGETLECRHLVLALPVNRSLSLITAALPGQPPPQTVLPEARILSVLMGFDDTAKIPFGFGYLAPEKEGRFALGALFSSHMFPGRAPQGCQLLEALVGGRRHPEKLELSDEALIDQVYQDLSQLMELPPPLYTKVLRPSAGIPQLEAGYTRLLAWRDDIHHSHPNLHLCGFGWNGIGINDMVKEARKVAERIGSGSLRESAPEVKPVYF
- the htpG gene encoding molecular chaperone HtpG; translation: MTEAQVETKQFQAETRKVLDIVINSLYTERDIFVRELVSNAADALEKFRHQSLVEKVEFDAHVPLEISIDCDDKKHTLTIADSGIGMTREELETNLGTIAHSGSQHFFEELAEAAKKDVNLIGQFGVGFYSVFMAAKAVRVQTRSWSGEEGWEWASDGGGTYTISPCPGLHRGTKIIIELKDDAETYSSKFTIERIVQQYSTFVPFPVKVEGKKVNTVQAIWTRSKSEITDEEYTEFYKFIATAVDEPMYRLHFSADAPLAINALVYVPKENFEVLGMGRMQPGVNLYCQKVLIDQHSENILPEWLRFLKGVVDSEDLPLNISRQSLQDNAMVTKLRRVVTKRVIKFLVEEAKNDSDKYLEFWKTFGLFLKEGVTSDFEHRTELAKLLRFESSTGEPGKMISLDDYVGRMREGQDKIYYINGPSREAIEYGPYVEMFKKRGVEIFYTLEPIDDFVLNHLGEYDGKKLVSADRADLALPETGETAPEPETTESGEPLDSKSIEALCTWMKEVLGERIQEVKSSTRLVDSPAMIVNVDGYMTSSMERILKASGQTEAFGMGSKKDMEINGKSPLIKQLAELKESDGEFAKDVVEQLYDNAMIQAGLMVDPMVMVKRNYRILERAAGGKP